From Pseudanabaena sp. FACHB-2040:
GATTTCATGGTTTTGGCGATCGCACTGCTGACCAGTACCCGATGGGCACCACGGCCCCTACTGGCAAGTTTGGCAGGATGTTTCCGGCACTGCGGCCTTTTATTCCTTCTGAGGAAAGCCTGGTCGAGTTGGGCGCGGCAATGACCGACGGCACGAACGATGATCCGGCGGGTGACAATATCAAGGTTCCGGCGGGCTATACCTACCTGGGCCAGTTTATTGACCACGACATCACGCTAGACACCACTGCTTTGCAAGAGAAGCAGGTAGACCCGCTGGCGATTTTTAACTTTCGTACTCCGGTTTTGGAGCTAGACAGCCTTTACGGGCTGGGGCCATCGGTGCAGCCCTACCTTTATCAGCTTGACGGTGGCTTTGCCCCTCAAGAGAAGTTTGCAATCGGCGAAACCAATTCTGAGCCAGGCCGTGGTGACGGTACTATCAAGGCGAGCCTGCCCAACGATTTACCACGGGTGGCGAGCGGTCTAGCGATTATTGGTGACCCTCGCAACGACGAAAACCTGATTGTGGCTCAGCTCCATCTGGCCTTTTTGAAATTCCACAACAAGGTGGTTGAGGGATTGAAGAATGGCACGCTGCTGCGGCGTTCTCCTCTGCGCAAGAGCGTTTTTGAGGAAGCTAGAGACACGGTGATTTGGCACTATCAGTGGATTGTGCTGCACGACTTTCTCCGCCGCATTTTGGATGCAGAGCAGCTGGATCGGGTGCTGGATAAGGGCCGCAAGTTTTATCGGTTTGAGCAAGAACCCTTTATTCCAGTGGAGTTTTCGGTTGCGGCTTACCGATTGGGCCACAGCATGATTCGCTCAATCTACGACTATAACCGGGTATTTACGCCTAAGCCAGGTGGTGTGACGCCTGCAACGCTGCAGCTCTTGTTCTCCTTTACGGGCAAGTCGGGCAGCCCAAGCGATCCGTTCCCAGTGCCCATTCCTAGCGACTGGATTATTGACTGGCGGCGGTTTTTTGAGCTGGATGAGACGGTTCCAGCACAGGCCAGCCGCAAGCTCGACCCGTTCCTAGTAGACCCGCTCAAGAATCTGCCGAATGTGCCTGGGCCCAACTCGCTGGCAACGCGCAACTTGTTGCGGGGTCGCAGTCTGGGTCTGCCTACTGGCCAAAGCATTGCTCGTCGTATGCGCCTTCAGCCGCTGAAACCTGAGCAGATTGCGACGGGGCCTGATGGTGCAGTGGCTAAGAAGCATGGCT
This genomic window contains:
- a CDS encoding heme peroxidase family protein, which gives rise to MARFHGFGDRTADQYPMGTTAPTGKFGRMFPALRPFIPSEESLVELGAAMTDGTNDDPAGDNIKVPAGYTYLGQFIDHDITLDTTALQEKQVDPLAIFNFRTPVLELDSLYGLGPSVQPYLYQLDGGFAPQEKFAIGETNSEPGRGDGTIKASLPNDLPRVASGLAIIGDPRNDENLIVAQLHLAFLKFHNKVVEGLKNGTLLRRSPLRKSVFEEARDTVIWHYQWIVLHDFLRRILDAEQLDRVLDKGRKFYRFEQEPFIPVEFSVAAYRLGHSMIRSIYDYNRVFTPKPGGVTPATLQLLFSFTGKSGSPSDPFPVPIPSDWIIDWRRFFELDETVPAQASRKLDPFLVDPLKNLPNVPGPNSLATRNLLRGRSLGLPTGQSIARRMRLQPLKPEQIATGPDGAVAKKHGFDRETPLWYYILKEAEIQGEGLRLGQVGSRIIAEVFVGLLEGDSGSFLAINRDWTPFLPSAEPDTFTMADLLRFVGDLSPIDEPVNRD